Proteins from one Fragaria vesca subsp. vesca linkage group LG6, FraVesHawaii_1.0, whole genome shotgun sequence genomic window:
- the LOC101294377 gene encoding uncharacterized protein LOC101294377 — protein MAFRNPATVAVVILALVLISDSNFASAASGGQSGGSLFPSGGGSSSSSSGSSGSSDSSWSWDHHHSPSSGSLTDGGFYGFLLFMAVIVGVLVICHCAGVGKLSVVKLQVGLVGKAPSLQKDLNRLTETTDMSTATGLSHLLTGASTSLLRNLDYCISSYSSVTRKSEMEDAEQCFKQLSMREAAKFSKVTLSNVNNFIVRSTIPAPNVVHKEYIVVTILVSTRGAQKLPSINGRADLKKALQSLGSIPSSKLLAVEVLWTPQQENDTLTEKELLRDYLHLRGFYDPGSLEEGSYDDSYPFLGVTVDKDYFDASQTHEPVDVASQGLLD, from the exons ATGGCGTTTAGAAATCCGGCCACCGTCGCCGTCGTAATTCTCGCTCTGGTCTTGATTTCCGACTCGAATTTCGCGTCGGCCGCTTCGGGTGGGCAGTCCGGCGGAAGCTTGTTCCCCTCCGGCGGAGGTTCGTCTTCGTCTTCATCGGGGTCTTCGGGTTCATCGGACTCTTCTTGGTCGTGGGACCACCACCACTCGCCGTCGTCGGGTTCCTTGACGGACGGCGGATTCTACGGCTTCTTGCTTTTCATGGCGGTTATTGTTGGGGTTTTAGTCATCTGTCATTGTGCTGGAGTTGGGAAACTAAGCGTCGTCAAGCTTCAG GTTGGTCTGGTGGGCAAGGCGCCATCGCTTCAAAAGGATCTTAATCGACTTACTGAAACTACAGATATGTCTACAGCTACGGGTTTGAGTCATCTTTTGACAG GGGCATCAACATCTTTGCTTCGCAATCTTGATTATTGCATCTCAAGTTATTCATCA GTTACTCGGAAGTCTGAGATGGAAGATGCAGAGCAATGCTTCAAACAACTTTCCATGAGAGAAGCGGCTAAATTTTCCAAAGTTACGCTTTCCAATGTGAACAACTTTATAGTGAGATCGACAATCCCGGCACCAAATGTAGTCCACAAAGAATATATAGTG GTTACAATTTTGGTGTCTACTCGGGGAGCACAAAAGTTACCCAGCATCAATGGCCGTGCCGATTTGAAGAAAGCATTACAGAGTCTTGGATCCATTCCCTCGAGCAAACTACTG GCGGTTGAGGTCTTATGGACTCCTCAACAGGAAAATGATACATTGACTGAGAAGGAACTACTTAGAGATTACCTGCATTTGAGGGGATTTTATGATCCAGGGTCACTTGAAGAAGGGTCATATGACGATTCCTACCCGTTCTTAGGGGTTACTGTAGACAAGGACTATTTTGATGCCAGTCAAACCCACGAGCCAGTAGATGTTGCTAGTCAAGGACTATTGGACTAA
- the LOC101305092 gene encoding F-box/kelch-repeat protein At3g06240-like — MEMVRCNEIRRQLMDLPTDLLVDILLRLPVESLRYCIRRVCKTLLNTVDSRSFIRQHTLSLIAGNNHVVCRVPQLMCLLEETPLDEEEIIITTFVTLQSLRYDGGTALTKGEFTFTHSTSSPYQPRYMIHFVFYNLLCMEADEHCLLINPLLKQVLTLPTDNIRQLDMTKYGPNCHVSLRFYGMGFDDITNTYKIVRVSRIWHKEDYLETLGMLAHILVLGTNSWREIPSVPPCMGLIYTYNLCAYGDMHWLMLRGRDGGVRILSFDFKREEFHWTPAPTLRSSNKNSILHMLSLRGSMAIVETFPLGEGAIKVEIWVMKDYTKKEWAREYSMNVDVRPKYGLKYATCGEWEHGIFFNDHNMMCFKSEGTTRLFLDL; from the coding sequence ATGGAGATGGTGAGGTGCAACGAAATCCGGAGGCAGCTGATGGATCTACCCACGGATTTGCTGGTGGACATCCTTTTGAGGCTGCCGGTAGAATCGTTGCGTTATTGCATCCGACGTGTGTGCAAGACCTTGTTAAACACGGTTGACAGCCGCTCTTTCATTAGGCAACACACACTTTCACTCATTGCAGGCAACAACCATGTTGTTTGTCGAGTACCTCAACTTATGTGCCTTTTAGAAGAAACTCCTCTCGATGAAGAAGAGATAATCATTACTACTTTTGTGACCTTGCAATCACTGAGATATGATGGTGGCACCGCCTTGACAAAAGGCGAATTCACATTTACTCATTCGACATCAAGCCCTTATCAGCCAAGGTACATGATACATTTTGTTTTCTACAACTTGTTATGCATGGAGGCAGATGAACATTGCTTGTTGATCAATCCTCTTCTCAAACAAGTTCTAACTCTCCCAACCGATAACATTCGACAACTTGATATGACAAAATATGGTCCGAATTGTCATGTATCCCTTCGGTTCTATGGTATGGGATTTGATGATATAACCAACACCTACAAAATTGTTCGCGTTTCCAGGATTTGGCATAAGGAAGATTATCTTGAGACCCTCGGCATGTTAGCTCATATTCTTGTGTTGGGCACCAACTCCTGGAGAGAAATACCATCGGTCCCTCCCTGTATGGGATTAATTTACACGTATAATCTTTGTGCATACGGAGATATGCATTGGCTGATGTTAAGAGGAAGAGATGGAGGTGTCCGTATACTTTCTTTTGACTTCAAAAGAGAAGAGTTTCATTGGACTCCTGCTCCCACATTGCGAAGCTCGAACAAGAACTCCATCTTGCACATGCTTAGTTTAAGAGGATCCATGGCCATTGTGGAGACGTTCCCATTGGGAGAAGGAGCTATCAAGGTTGAGATATGGGTGATGAAAGATTATACAAAGAAAGAGTGGGCGAGGGAATACAGCATGAATGTCGACGTGCGTCCTAAGTATGGGTTGAAGTATGCGACTTGTGGTGAATGGGAGCATGGCATATTTTTCAATGATCATAACATGATGTGTTTCAAGTCTGAGGGTACTACTAGATTGTTTTTGGATCTTTGA